A stretch of the Aegilops tauschii subsp. strangulata cultivar AL8/78 chromosome 4, Aet v6.0, whole genome shotgun sequence genome encodes the following:
- the LOC109779778 gene encoding zinc finger protein CONSTANS-LIKE 13 produces MGQDERQHPELPDMEKELSADAVACDHCSGPQAVVYCRADSARLCLPCDRHVHAANAVCSRHLRAPLCAACRATGAVFRHAGPEFLCSNCDFGRSRDAELPLHDRCTVQGYTGRPSAHDLAALLGVPDFDKPSAGKADDGWWAIWEEPQVFSLEDLIVPTTSSHGFQPLVTPSSPKIHNSPDGKTNDEVIRQLRELAEVDMGGGQITPREEAEQAAHLLPSRTESQHTTGNGDFGTDNSHEVATMPTPGYENGGWNNNDYHALNGACKTEHEQEQAPASSAEACLSSFVQMSELCPSMSNGSMMDDGQQANPGTGMPMQAFPKRSGFDVVAGPDRDIVISRYKEKRRTRRFDKQVRYESRKARADSRLRIKGRFAKANQS; encoded by the exons ATGGGTCAAGACGAGCGCCAGCATCCAGAGCTGCCGGACATGGAGAAGGAGCTCTCTGCCGACGCGGTAGCCTGCGACCACTGCAGCGGCCCACAGGCGGTGGTGTACTGCCGGGCCGACAGCGCCAGGCTCTGCCTGCCGTGCGACCGCCACGTGCACGCCGCCAACGCGGTCTGCTCCCGCCACCTGCGCGCCCCGCTCTGCGCCGCATGCCGCGCAACCGGGGCCGTCTTCCGCCACGCCGGTCCCGAATTCCTCTGCTCCAACTGCGACTTCGGGAGGAGCCGGGACGCCGAGCTGCCGCTGCACGACCGCTGCACAGTCCAGGGGTACACGGGACGACCCTCCGCGCACGACCTCGCCGCTCTTCTCGGGGTCCCCGACTTCGACAAGCCCTCGGCCGGCAAAGCCGACGACGGTTGGTGGGCCATTTGGGAGGAGCCCCAGGTGTTCAGCCTGGAGGATCTCATCGTGCCCACCACTTCTAGCCATGGCTTCCAGCCCCTCGTCACGCCGTCCTCGCCCAAG ATCCACAACTCACCCGATGGAAAGACCAACGATGAGGTCATACGGCAGTTACGTGAGCTCGCCGAGGTCGACATGGGCGGCGGTCAGATAACACCTCGTGAGGAGGCAGAGCAAGCTGCTCATCTGTTGCCTTCCAGGACAGAGTCACAGCACACCACTGGAAATGGCGATTTCGGCACAGATAACAGCCATGAGGTTGCAACCATGCCAACCCCTGGTTATGAG AACGGCGGATGGAACAATAACGATTATCATGCCCTAAATGGTGCCTGCAAGACCGAGCACGAACAAGAGCAGGCTCCAGCAAGCTCAGCTGAAGCATGCTTGTCATCGTTTGTTCAGATGTCAGAACTTTGCCCCAGCATGAGCAATGGTAGCATGATGGACGATGGCCAGCAGGCAAATCCTGGTACTGGCATGCCAATGCAAGCTTTCCCCAAAAGAAGTGGCTTTGATGTTGTTGCTGGCCCTGACCGCGACATTGTCATTTCCCGCTATAAAGAAAAGAGGAGGACAAGAAG ATTCGACAAACAGGTGCGATATGAGTCCCGCAAAGCTCGTGCAGACAGCAGGTTGAGGATCAAGGGGCGTTTTGCAAAGGCAAATCAGAGTTAA